One part of the Solea solea chromosome 16, fSolSol10.1, whole genome shotgun sequence genome encodes these proteins:
- the fzd2 gene encoding frizzled-2, giving the protein MTFCKTWFGALLLPLLISAQYHGDSGIVVPEHGFCQQITIPLCTDIAYNQTIMPNLVGHYNQEDAGLEVHQFYPLVKVQCSPELKFFLCSMYAPVCTVLEKAIPPCRSICERAKQGCEALMNKFGFQWPDRLRCENFPVLGDGQICVGQNDSSAAPTVPPVLSVPNSHDNSEVSTHDRPSRCPNVLRVPPYLNYKFLDVKDCGAPCEPSRNSGHMFFTDKEIQFSRIWILIWSVLCCASTLFTVTTYLVDMQRFRYPERPIIFLSGCYTMVSIAYIAGYFLGDKVVCNESFFPDSFKTVVQGTKKEGCTILFMMLYFFSMASSIWWVILSLTWFLAAGMKWGHEAIEAHSQYFHLAAWAVPAIKTISILAIGQIEGDMLSGVCFVSLSNLDPMRGFVLAPLFIYLFIGTSFLLAGFVSLFRIRTIMKHDGTKTEKLERLMVRIGVFSVLYTVPATIVIACFFYEQAFRAHWERSWVSQNCRGLAITCPSQSGPRMTPDFTVYMIKYLMTLIVGITSGFWIWSGKTLHSWHKFYTRLTNGKQGETTV; this is encoded by the coding sequence ATGACTTTTTGCAAGACCTGGTTCGGTGCGCTCCTGCTGCCCCTGCTGATCTCAGCGCAGTATCACGGGGACAGCGGAATAGTCGTGCCGGAGCATGGATTCTGTCAACAGATTACAATCCCTCTGTGCACGGACATCGCCTACAACCAAACCATCATGCCAAATCTAGTGGGCCACTACAACCAGGAGGATGCGGGACTGGAGGTGCACCAGTTTTACCCGCTGGTGAAGGTACAGTGCTCCCCGGAGCTGAAGTTCTTCCTGTGCTCCATGTACGCGCCTGTGTGCACCGTTTTGGAGAAAGCCATTCCTCCGTGCAGGTCGATCTGCGAGAGAGCCAAACAGGGCTGCGAGGCTCTCATGAACAAGTTCGGCTTCCAGTGGCCGGACCGGCTGCGCTGTGAGAACTTCCCCGTGCTGGGAGACGGGCAGATCTGCGTGGGTCAGAACGACTCCTCCGCTGCTCCCACTGTCCCACCCGTGTTGTCCGTGCCGAACTCGCACGACAACTCAGAGGTTTCCACACATGACAGGCCATCCCGGTGCCCCAACGTTCTGAGGGTGCCACCATATTTGAATTATAAGTTTCTAGATGTGAAGGACTGTGGAGCTCCATGTGAGCCATCCAGGAACAGTGGGCACATGTTTTTCACTGACAAAGAGATTCAGTTCTCTCGCATATGGATTTTGATTTGGTCTGTTCTTTGTTGTGCATCCACCTTATTCACAGTAACCACCTATTTGGTCGACATGCAACGCTTCAGATACCCTGAGCGTCCTATCATCTTTCTGTCAGGCTGCTACACCATGGTTTCCATAGCCTACATCGCTGGCTACTTCCTTGGGGACAAGGTGGTGTGCAATGAGAGCTTTTTCCCTGATAGCTTTAAAACAGTGGTCCAGGGCACCAAAAAGGAAGGGTGCACCATCCTCTTCATGATGCTCTACTTCTTCAGCATGGCCAGCTCCATCTGGTGGGTGATCCTGTCCCTCACCTGGTTCCTGGCCGCAGGTATGAAGTGGGGCCACGAGGCCATCGAGGCCCACTCTCAGTACTTCCACCTCGCAGCCTGGGCAGTGCCCGCCATCAAAACCATCAGCATCCTGGCCATCGGGCAGATCGAAGGTGACATGCTCAGTGGCGTCTGCTTTGTCAGCCTCAGCAACCTGGACCCTATGCGGGGCTTCGTTCTGGCCCCTCTCTTCATTTACCTCTTCATCGGGACCTCCTTCTTGCTGGCCGGCTTTGTGTCGCTGTTCAGAATCCGCACCATCATGAAACATGACGGCACCAAGACGGAGAAGCTGGAGAGGCTGATGGTGCGGATTGGGGTCTTCAGCGTGCTCTACACGGTCCCTGCCACCATTGTCATCGCCTGCTTCTTCTATGAGCAGGCCTTCCGCGCTCACTGGGAACGCAGTTGGGTCAGCCAGAACTGCAGGGGCCTCGCCATCACGTGCCCCTCGCAGAGCGGGCCCCGCATGACCCCGGACTTCACCGTCTACATGATCAAGTACCTGATGACACTCATTGTGGGCATCACGTCTGGTTTCTGGATTTGGTCTGGAAAGACGCTGCATTCCTGGCATAAGTTCTACACGAGGCTGACAAACGGCAAACAGGGAGAGACCACTGTGTag
- the mylk5 gene encoding myosin light chain kinase, smooth muscle codes for MSGDGSKQRFVSTFRMQLKPPPPPRASSAAPGNEPRTVDPRASDKRTDRGSLNRLDPPVFTEPLEDRCVNEGSDITLRGVLAGSQPIKVSWLHNGEVARFGKHSFDGREVTFVVRECLPEDAGAYTCLAENSAGKTSCCAAVCVRDFETIRSVQNSISKITMSASRSLVENGRSPLSPKEDLQVFRGSITSPTGDKQSPVSSPKEVVPKKRANSGKGARPLQFVNPPQQLEVKAGQTARLLCLFTGSPPIVSCWIRNKEQIVDGPELWTENTDQSSSLVIAEAKPQHTGYYTIVVRDRKSSAQHTLTLSVIDRPEPPASCPVISCVTASSLVLTWSGPCYDGGSAILGYAVELKEQGLTEAGDWREVTDLCTSTSYRVCAGLRHQGEYCFRVRAFNQVGASDPGPVSPVVRMEHRVSAKPQAEEAPKPPTCVTMESSNKVKDHYIMQEKLGVGKFGQVFKLTHKVTGQVCAGKFYKGRRSKEREAARKEIELMNYLHHPKLVQCLAAYDHKPEMVMVMEFIAGGELFERIVDDNFEHTEAASVRYMQQILEGVAYMHEQSIIHLDLKPENIVCVDTTGTSIKIIDFGLAQRFDANTPLMVMQGTPEFVAPEVISYEPVCLATDMWSIGVICYILLSGESPFQGNSDTETLALVTAAQWEFDEESFDEITDEAKDFISSLLNKDTRRRMCCKEALAHPWMAAFDSEDLATTKCLSKEKMKRFLARQKWKKAGKAMLALKRMALLSKGDSCSSPTSPGETSPLSPEAKHALKSLEEKMQGPPHFTQCLEDQTAVEGSSVSLSCHLTGYPDPEVVWLRGEEPLEESPAAQIEYEEDGRCNLVLAKVSMEDANVYTCRATNDHGETFCSAKLAVKQ; via the exons ATGAGCGGTGATGGCAGCAAACAGCGCTTTGTGTCAACCTTCAGGATGCAGCTCaagccaccaccaccaccacgtgCATCATCTGCTGCACCAGGGAATGAGCCGAGGACTGTTGACCCCAGGGCCTCAGACAAACGTACTGACAGAG GGTCTCTCAACCGTCTGGATCCACCTGTCTTCACAGAGCCTCTGGAGGACCGCTGCGTGAACGAaggaagtgacatcacattGCGAGGGGTTCTTGCAGGAAGTCAACCTATCAAAGTGTCATGGCTGCACAATG GTGAGGTGGCGCGTTTTGGGAAACATTCTTTCGATGGCAGGGAGGTGACTTTCGTAGTGCGGGAGTGTCTGCCTGAAGATGCTGGTGCCTACACCTGTTTGGCTGAAAACAGTGCAGGCAAGACGTCCTGCTGCGCTGCTGTGTGCGTCAGAG ACTTTGAAACTATCCGTAGTGTCCAGAACAGCATCTCAAAGATCACCATGAGTGCGTCCAGGAGCCTGGTGGAAAATGGAAGGTCTCCACTATCTCCCAAAGAAGATCTGCAGGTGTTCAGAGGATCTATTACCTCCCCAACAGGAGATAAGCAGAGCCCAGTCTCATCGCCAAAAg AAGTTGTACCAAAGAAGCGAGCCAACTCCGGGAAAG GTGCACGACCATTACAGTTTGTGAATCCTCCACAGCAACTCGAGGTGAAGGCGGGGCAGACTGCCCGTCTGTTGTGTCTTTTCACCGGCAGCCCTCCCATCGTGTCCTGCTGGATCAGAAACAAAGAACAG ATAGTGGACGGTCCAGAGCTGTGGACAGAAAACACTGATCAGAGCAGTTCACTGGTCATAGCAGAGGCtaaaccacagcacacaggctACTACACTATTGTCGTGAGGGACCGCAAGAGCTCAGCGCAACACACGCTCACCCTTTCTGTCATCG ACAGGCCAGAGCCTCCCGCCTCCTGCCCCGTCATCTCCTGTGTCACCGCCTCCAGCCTTGTGCTGACCTGGTCAGGACCCTGCTACGACGGCGGCAGCGCCATTTTGGGATACGCAGTTGAGTTGAAGGAGCAAGGACTCACAGAGGCTGGGGACTGGCGAGAAGTCACTGACCTGTGCACGAGTACGTCATACAGAGTGTGTGCAGGGCTGCGGCATCAGGGGGAGTACTGCTTCAGAGTGAGGGCCTTCAACCAAGTGGGAGCAAGTGATCCAGGACCAGTATCACCAGTGGTTAGGATGGAGCATAGAG TTTCAGCTAAACCGCAAGCAGAGGAGGCCCCTAAACCTCCTACCTGTGTGACCATGGAGTCTTCCAACAAAGTTAAAGACCACTACATTATGCAGGAGAAACTGGGAGT GGGAAAGTTTGGTCAGGTGTTCAAGCTGACCCACAAAGTCACAGGACAAGTGTGCGCTGGGAAGTTCTACAAAGGCCGACGTTCCAAGGAGAGGGAGGCCGCTCGTAAAGAGATAGAGCTGATGAACTATCTCCACCACCCCAAGCTAGTTCAGTGTCTGGCGGCATATGACCACAAGCCTGAGATGGTCATGGTCATGGAGTT TATCGCAGGCGGGGAACTGTTCGAACGCATCGTGGATGACAACTTCGAGCACACGGAGGCTGCCAGTGTGCGCTACATGCAGCAGATCCTGGAGGGGGTCGCCTACATGCACGAGCAAAGCATTATACACCTGGACCTGAAACCtgaaaacattgtgtgtgttgaCACCACCGGCACCTCTATAAAGATCATTGACTTCGGATTAGCCCAACGCTTTG ATGCTAACACACCTCTGATGGTAATGCAAGGGACTCCGGAGTTTGTGGCACCTGAAGTGATCAGCTACGAGCCCGTGTGTTTAGCCACTGACATGTGGAGCATTGGCGTAATCTGCTACATCCT ACTGAGTGGTGAGTCTCCGTTCCAGGGaaacagtgacacagagacCCTGGCCCTGGTCACAGCGGCCCAGTGGGAGTTTGATGAGGAGAGCTTTGACGAAATTACAGATGAGGCCAAAGATTTCATCAGTTCTCTGCTCAACAAGGACACCAG GCGAAGGATGTGCTGTAAAGAGGCCCTTGCTCATCCTTGGATGGCTGCATTTGACTCTGAAGATCTTGCCACCACAAAGTGTCTGTCCAAGGAGAAGATGAAGCGGTTTCTAGCCAGGCAGAAGTGGAAG AAAGCAGGTAAGGCCATGCTTGCCCTGAAGAGAATGGCTTTACTTTCCAAAGGTGACAGCTGTTCATCTCCTACCAGCCCTGGAGAAA CGTCACCTCTGAGCCCAGAAGCAAAGCATGCACTTAAGTCTCTAGAGGAAAAGATGCAGGGACCGCCACACTTCACCCAGTGTCTGGAGGACCAGACAGCCGTTGAGGGATCCAGTGTGTCCCTCTCATGTCATCTCACAG GATACCCTGACCCAGAAGTGGTGTGGCTGCGCGGGGAGGAGCCTTTAGAGGAGTCGCCCGCGGCGCAGATAGAGTACGAAGAAGACGGCCGCTGTAACCTGGTCCTCGCCAAAGTCAGCATGGAGGACGCCAATGTTTACACCTGCAGAGCCACCAACGACCATGGAGAGACGTTCTGCTCGGCCAAGCTCGCTGTTAAACAGTAG